A segment of the Hyperolius riggenbachi isolate aHypRig1 chromosome 8, aHypRig1.pri, whole genome shotgun sequence genome:
gaagccaaggtgggatttgattggcccattttaaaGCTTCTTAAATTTGCACAATTCTGcattaactcagaattatttccatctcattgaccaaccaTAATCGGCAAGACCAGCTCcaagcagtgtgtgtggtgtgtgtgtgtggtgtgtgggtgtacCTGGCTCCGGCTCCtgatgcaggtcatgtgatctgGAGCCGGAAGATGGCAGTATAGAGTGGACGGCTACCGGTTTGAAGAGTAGACCTGATGCAGAATGGAACAGGTCAGTATTACAGTGCATCCAGGAGATTTCTGGGTACCTTTAACACTAAGTcgtatactgttgccatggtttcccaCAGACTCGGAAATGCATCTGCTCCCAATttgggtgtcacatggtcacacctgaTGACACACTCACCCACTGAATCTAGAGAGGAGAGGAAGTAAGCTGTACTGCAGTGGGAAGTACATTTTGCCCATGAAACCAATAACAGATTATAATTTTACTTCTGTAGTTTAACACCCTTGAGATCCCAATTGCTGTTAAAATGTGCATTGCTCTATTTTAGGACTAATCTTTCACAGGGCCTGTTGGTACCAAGATGCATAGGGCTGCTGCCTACAGCCTAACTGAATAAGCAGTATAATCATGAGCAGTCAACCGTTCAGGGTTAAaccaaagaaaaataaaacatccGATTGGCTGTGATGGGCGAAGAGATTTAATTTTTAATGAATAAGTCTATCGTACAGTTGAAGAAGCGTACAGAGACCGCACTAATGCGCTTATCTTCTTTTCACAGAACAAGAAGTTGGGATCCATCAGGAAGAGGATAGAATTGAAGCAGCCGCAGAAATGGGCCAAAGATCTTACACTCCAAATGCAGGGACTGTGCCACCACCGGAGCAGCCTAAACCAACCACAGAGGAGCCTAAGGGCATAGAGAACACTGGATTTGTTGGGGATCCACCACCGTATTCACCCCCCGACCCAAAGATCGCACATCTTCTGTACCCCAATTATCCAAATAACTTCTCAGGCTCCATGCCAGTCATGTACCAGCCTGGACCCACATTACAGGGTGTCTACACACACCAGAACCTGCCGCCCGGATCCTACCCCTACGTCATAGTAAGACCAGCACTTCACAAATATAATGTGTACCTGTCATTACTAACCTCCTGCTTCTCATTCTGTAAAGGGGCCAATCACAAAGCGAATAAGATATTTACATTGTTACCTGGTTTTAAGCAGagattttaaacttgtatatagTAAATATAGTAAATATATAGTCCTATTCTAATCCTGGCGTTACCCAAGATTTAGGTGACaagttgttatttttcttatgatGGGAATATATGTTGCAATTTAGTTGTATAATCTGTGGGCAAttctatttaaagggaatctgaagtgaaaaggctcgtacacacatgcaacttttcCACCCAATTTTCATCCAAACTTGGCctgttggacgatagttgggcgtGTGAATGTGTGACAAACTGCTAGATGAGCAACTGATTAACAggtggtttgccagatccaacagaCGGATCGACCGACATgtctgttgggctgatatcgtgtATTTGGCCGTGTTTTTACAAGTTGTAAAGTTTGTGTAAAAAGTAGTTTTGAATGCAACTATATTGTGCAGTCAGTCAATCACTTGTGtgtgcagtatgcaaatgagttggttgGTGCACGGAAAATACAAGTTGTGCAATCACTTGGCTGTGCAGTTGGTCATGTTGTCAGGTTGGTCGTGTGGAAAAGTTGCACGTTTGTATGTGTTAGGccagatccacactataagcgcttttgtgagcgcttgtgtttgattagcgcttgtaaaaaaaaaaaaaaaaaaaaaaaaaaaaaaaaaaaaacgctcctgttcactttcattaaaattgcggtaaaaagcacataaaaaaaaaaaaaaaaaaaaaaaaaaatcgcagagATTACATACCAGAAAAAACATGCCCGATTGCtgcgattttaataaaagtgaatgggtacgattttttaacaagcgctaatcaaacacatgtgctcacaaaagcgcttataggcccagtgcacaccaaaaacctctatcagatccacaaaacgctggaggtttttgaagcagattttcagagcgattctaggcatgtttcggcccattcacacttgaaagcgcaaaacgcgggagtgatttttcagcgggaaaaaaaaaataaaaatcactgaacactgcgacgATTTTTCCACGATcatgtttagcgcttctatagcactgaagcgCGGTAGCCAGGAAAACGCCTGAAAATGATGCAGGCGACGTAAGAACAGGtccatagggtttaattacactagcgctttcaaaggcGCTagagtttgagcgttttgccgaaatcgccggcaaaatgctcaagtgtgaatggtccctttgagaggttttctaaacatgcctagcgtttttcagagcggtttgtgctttcctatactttacactaaggcagaaacgcttctgcaaaccacaaaaatgctgcaggagccacgtttgcggtttgctaaaaacctccaaccgctggtgtgcaccatcccattgaggtatattagccaagca
Coding sequences within it:
- the PRRT1B gene encoding proline rich transmembrane protein 1B; translation: MATEQEVGIHQEEDRIEAAAEMGQRSYTPNAGTVPPPEQPKPTTEEPKGIENTGFVGDPPPYSPPDPKIAHLLYPNYPNNFSGSMPVMYQPGPTLQGVYTHQNLPPGSYPYVINDGSLGVSPPPQPEVRTKDYMVESVLVMFFCCFLTGIIAVVYSHETRSALSRGDIRQAQESSRKARSLVLFSLLFGVFVSVSWVIYVVVAIFL